A portion of the Stella humosa genome contains these proteins:
- a CDS encoding response regulator transcription factor, producing the protein MKILVIEDDREAAAYLVKGLEESGYVVDHAATGTDGMFLASSQPYDALVVDRMLPGMDGLTIVETLRRQGRTMPVLILSAMGEVDDRVMGLKAGGDDYLAKPYAFAELLARLEAVLRRGQSGQPTTRLIVGDLEMDLLSRTVKRRGQVIDLLPREFRLLECLMRHAGQVVTRTMLLEKVWDYHFDPQTNVIDVHVSRLRQKIDRGFDKPLLNTVRGAGYCLREPA; encoded by the coding sequence ATGAAGATTCTGGTCATCGAGGACGACCGCGAAGCCGCCGCCTACCTGGTGAAGGGGCTGGAGGAGTCGGGCTATGTCGTCGATCATGCGGCGACCGGCACGGACGGCATGTTCCTGGCCTCCTCGCAGCCCTATGACGCGCTCGTCGTCGATCGCATGCTGCCCGGCATGGACGGGCTGACCATCGTCGAGACGCTGCGTCGCCAGGGACGGACGATGCCGGTGCTGATCCTGTCGGCGATGGGCGAGGTCGACGACCGGGTGATGGGGCTGAAGGCCGGCGGCGATGACTACCTGGCCAAGCCCTATGCCTTCGCCGAGCTGCTGGCGCGGCTGGAGGCGGTGCTGCGGCGCGGCCAGTCGGGCCAGCCGACCACGCGCCTGATCGTGGGCGACCTGGAGATGGACCTGCTGTCGCGCACCGTGAAGCGCCGCGGCCAGGTGATCGACCTGCTGCCACGCGAGTTCCGCCTGCTGGAATGCCTGATGCGCCATGCCGGCCAGGTGGTGACCCGCACCATGCTGCTGGAGAAGGTCTGGGACTATCATTTCGACCCGCAGACGAACGTCATCGACGTCCATGTCAGCCGGTTGCGGCAGAAGATCGACCGGGGCTTCGACAAGCCCCTGCTGAACACGGTGCGCGGCGCCGGATACTGCCTGCGTGAGCCCGCGTAA
- a CDS encoding DegQ family serine endoprotease: MSSIVPLQRGGTLRRLSRAAAAPALGAALAAATMSVIPFAIAQPAQAPITAPPGLAAVLPSFADLSDRVSPAVVNVSTERAVRGGGSGEMGLPQFPEGSPLNELFRRYFEQGPGAGRQGRGPSAPDRKARAAGSGFVVDPAGFIVTNNHVIDGADEITVTMQDGTELKAKLIGRDPKTDLAVLKVDAGRPLPYVAMGDSNRARVGDWVVAVGNPFGLGGTVTVGVLSARGRDLQSGPFDDYLQIDASINRGNSGGPTFNLAGEVIGINTAIYSPNGGSVGIGFAVPSNLAKPVIEQLKATGKVERGWLGVQIQPVTPDIADSVSLDRPRGALVTSVQGDSPALKAGVRQGDVIVGFNNRAVDRVRDLTQAVAMTTAGSRSEVVVWRDGKEVRLTANIARLDAEKAAANDDPAADEQSGKLGLALAPLDQEARREHRIPASVRGVLVQKVESDSAAADKGIRAGDVIVKIGGRNVSNPDEVAERVTAAQGERRKSILLLVNRQGTERFVALPLGQA, translated from the coding sequence ATGTCCTCGATCGTTCCCTTGCAGCGCGGCGGCACCCTGCGCCGGCTCTCCCGTGCGGCGGCGGCCCCTGCCCTGGGTGCAGCCCTGGCGGCGGCCACCATGTCGGTCATTCCCTTCGCCATCGCCCAGCCGGCACAGGCGCCGATCACCGCCCCGCCGGGGCTGGCGGCCGTCCTGCCCAGCTTCGCCGACCTGTCGGACCGGGTATCCCCGGCCGTCGTCAACGTGTCCACCGAGCGCGCGGTGCGCGGCGGCGGCAGCGGCGAGATGGGCCTGCCGCAGTTCCCCGAGGGCTCGCCGCTCAACGAGCTCTTCCGCCGCTACTTCGAGCAGGGTCCGGGCGCCGGCCGCCAGGGCCGCGGCCCCAGCGCCCCCGACCGCAAGGCGCGCGCGGCCGGCTCCGGCTTCGTCGTCGATCCCGCCGGCTTCATCGTCACCAACAACCACGTCATCGACGGCGCCGACGAGATCACGGTGACGATGCAGGACGGCACCGAACTGAAGGCCAAGCTGATCGGCCGGGACCCCAAGACCGACCTGGCGGTACTGAAGGTCGATGCCGGCCGCCCCCTGCCCTATGTCGCGATGGGCGATTCCAACCGGGCCCGCGTCGGCGACTGGGTGGTCGCGGTCGGCAACCCGTTCGGCCTGGGCGGCACGGTGACGGTGGGCGTGCTGTCGGCGCGCGGCCGCGACCTGCAGTCCGGCCCGTTCGACGACTACCTGCAGATCGACGCATCCATCAACCGCGGCAATTCCGGCGGCCCGACCTTCAACCTGGCGGGCGAGGTGATCGGCATCAACACGGCCATCTACTCGCCGAACGGCGGCAGCGTCGGCATCGGCTTCGCCGTGCCGTCCAACCTGGCCAAGCCGGTCATCGAGCAGCTGAAGGCGACCGGCAAGGTGGAGCGCGGCTGGCTCGGCGTGCAGATCCAGCCGGTCACGCCCGACATCGCCGACAGCGTCTCGCTCGACCGGCCGCGCGGCGCGCTCGTCACCAGCGTCCAGGGCGACAGCCCGGCCCTAAAGGCCGGCGTGCGCCAGGGCGATGTCATCGTCGGCTTCAACAACCGCGCGGTCGACCGGGTGCGCGATCTGACCCAGGCCGTCGCCATGACGACCGCCGGCAGCCGCAGCGAGGTGGTCGTCTGGCGCGACGGCAAGGAAGTGCGCCTGACCGCCAACATCGCGCGCCTCGACGCCGAGAAGGCGGCGGCCAACGACGACCCGGCGGCCGACGAGCAGTCCGGCAAGCTGGGCCTGGCGCTGGCCCCGCTCGACCAGGAGGCGCGGCGCGAGCATCGCATCCCGGCCAGCGTCCGCGGCGTGCTGGTGCAGAAGGTAGAATCCGACAGTGCGGCGGCCGACAAGGGCATCCGGGCGGGCGACGTGATCGTGAAGATCGGCGGTCGCAACGTGTCCAACCCCGACGAGGTGGCCGAGCGCGTGACGGCTGCCCAGGGCGAGCGCCGCAAGAGCATCCTGCTGCTGGTCAACCGGCAGGGAACGGAACGGTTCGTGGCCCTGCCGCTCGGCCAGGCCTGA
- a CDS encoding enoyl-CoA hydratase codes for MEPSVLVSVADAIAEVTLNRPAVLNALDEAMAAELVAALASIEHDRAIRVVVLKGAGPGFMAGGDVKLFAGMAQQPPDERRARLNGLIHAFHPAVALLRRMPQPVIAQVHGVAAGAGMSLMAATDLAVAAASTTFTLAYARIGVSPDGGSTWFLPRLVGQRRAMELALLPDRFDAARAEAIGLVNRVVPDDRLPEETRAIARRLAAGPRSAFAATKRLINQSLETGFAAQLAAEQESFANLSATPDFAEGVTAFAQKRAPVFEP; via the coding sequence ATGGAACCTTCCGTACTGGTCTCCGTCGCCGACGCGATCGCCGAGGTGACGCTCAACCGGCCCGCCGTCCTCAACGCGCTCGACGAGGCGATGGCGGCCGAACTGGTGGCCGCGCTGGCCAGCATCGAGCATGATCGCGCCATCCGCGTCGTGGTGCTGAAGGGGGCCGGACCCGGCTTCATGGCCGGCGGCGACGTGAAGCTGTTCGCCGGCATGGCCCAGCAGCCGCCCGACGAACGCCGGGCTCGCCTGAACGGTCTGATCCACGCCTTCCATCCGGCGGTCGCATTGCTGCGGCGGATGCCCCAGCCGGTGATCGCCCAAGTCCATGGCGTGGCCGCCGGGGCCGGGATGAGCCTGATGGCCGCGACCGACCTGGCGGTGGCGGCGGCCTCCACCACCTTCACGCTGGCCTATGCCCGGATCGGCGTCAGCCCCGATGGCGGCTCGACCTGGTTCCTGCCGCGGCTGGTCGGCCAGCGCCGCGCGATGGAACTGGCGCTGCTGCCCGATCGCTTCGACGCCGCCCGGGCCGAGGCGATCGGCCTCGTCAATCGCGTCGTTCCCGACGATCGCCTGCCGGAAGAGACGCGCGCCATCGCGCGCCGCCTGGCAGCCGGCCCGCGATCGGCCTTCGCCGCGACCAAGCGCCTCATCAACCAGTCGTTGGAAACCGGCTTTGCAGCGCAGCTCGCGGCCGAGCAGGAAAGCTTCGCCAACCTGTCCGCCACCCCCGACTTCGCCGAGGGCGTGACCGCCTTCGCCCAGAAGCGCGCGCCGGTGTTCGAGCCCTAG
- a CDS encoding Fic family protein codes for MREPRLLGPEFVQLIAEIDEFKGRWEAIGRLSPDRLGMLRKVATIESVASSTRIEGARLTDAQVETLLSNLEIQSFATRDEQEVAGYAEAMDLVFEAHADLRLTENHIRQLHQTLLRHSRKDERHRGAYKTLSNDVVAFDADGRAIGVVFATAMPFDTPRKMEELVAWTRKATAEQSLHPLVVTAVFIVTFLAIHPFQDGNGRLSRILTTLLLLRAGYAYVPYASLERVIEDNKDHYYKALRRTQTTLDGDQPDWEPWIGFFLRCLKRQKDGLLRRLEREADRDRLPEISRLILAALEQTGRLSIAELEAVIGTNRNTLKVRLRELVAAGQVRRHGKARATWYALPGLPSPGGDA; via the coding sequence GTGCGCGAACCCCGGCTGCTAGGTCCGGAATTCGTCCAGCTCATCGCAGAGATCGACGAATTCAAGGGACGGTGGGAGGCGATCGGGAGGCTGTCGCCCGATCGCCTGGGCATGCTGCGAAAGGTGGCCACGATCGAGAGCGTCGCATCGTCGACGCGGATCGAAGGCGCGAGGCTCACCGACGCGCAGGTCGAGACGCTGCTGTCCAACCTTGAGATCCAGTCATTCGCCACGCGCGACGAGCAGGAGGTCGCCGGCTATGCAGAGGCGATGGATCTGGTGTTCGAGGCCCATGCCGATCTGCGCCTGACCGAGAACCATATCCGCCAGTTGCACCAGACCCTGCTGCGCCACAGCCGCAAGGACGAACGCCATCGGGGCGCGTACAAGACCCTATCCAACGACGTCGTCGCATTCGATGCCGACGGACGCGCGATCGGCGTGGTGTTCGCCACGGCGATGCCGTTCGACACGCCGCGCAAGATGGAAGAGCTGGTCGCCTGGACCCGCAAGGCAACGGCCGAGCAATCCCTCCATCCCCTCGTGGTGACGGCGGTCTTCATCGTCACCTTCCTGGCGATCCATCCATTCCAGGACGGCAATGGTCGCCTGTCGCGGATCCTCACGACTCTGCTGTTGCTGCGGGCCGGCTATGCCTATGTCCCGTACGCTTCGCTGGAGCGCGTGATCGAGGACAACAAGGATCACTACTACAAGGCCCTGCGCCGCACCCAGACGACGCTCGACGGCGACCAGCCCGACTGGGAGCCCTGGATCGGCTTCTTCCTTCGCTGTCTGAAGCGGCAGAAGGATGGGCTGCTGCGCCGCCTGGAACGCGAGGCCGACCGGGACAGGCTGCCGGAGATCTCCCGCCTGATCCTGGCGGCGCTGGAGCAGACCGGACGACTGAGCATCGCCGAGCTGGAGGCCGTCATCGGCACGAACCGCAATACGCTGAAGGTCCGCCTCCGCGAACTCGTGGCGGCCGGCCAGGTCCGCCGCCACGGCAAGGCGCGCGCCACCTGGTATGCCTTGCCGGGCCTGCCTTCCCCAGGTGGCGACGCCTGA
- a CDS encoding ATP-binding protein, with product MEREIGGLGVEMIRRMTDRQDYRRDAGRNRLTLVKQV from the coding sequence ATGGAGCGCGAGATCGGCGGCCTCGGCGTCGAGATGATCCGCCGCATGACCGACCGCCAGGATTACCGCCGCGACGCCGGCCGCAATCGCCTGACGCTGGTCAAGCAGGTCTGA
- a CDS encoding STAS domain-containing protein, which translates to MNLQQESQNGVVIVTPNGRLDISSAKLVEDSLIGIIERGHVRLVLDLSQLDYISSAGLRTLLVVAKRVEGAKGKIGLAALKPNVREVLEVGGFDRIFAIHADRAAALAAV; encoded by the coding sequence ATGAACCTGCAGCAGGAAAGCCAAAACGGCGTTGTTATCGTCACGCCGAACGGCCGACTCGACATCAGCTCGGCCAAACTGGTCGAGGATTCGCTGATCGGCATCATCGAACGCGGCCATGTACGGCTCGTTCTCGACCTTTCGCAGCTCGACTACATCAGCAGTGCCGGGCTCCGCACGCTGCTCGTGGTGGCCAAGCGGGTGGAAGGGGCCAAGGGCAAGATCGGGCTGGCCGCGCTCAAGCCGAACGTCCGCGAAGTGCTCGAGGTCGGCGGTTTCGACCGGATCTTCGCCATCCATGCGGACCGTGCGGCGGCCCTGGCGGCCGTCTAG
- a CDS encoding GOLPH3/VPS74 family protein: protein MLTFVEEILLLMLDDQDGRLVDLPRSAMNGVIAGAVLMDLAMHDRIDSDLQELRVVNKTPTGDPLLDGTLASLSGAEGRSSSAWVEDVARDADDLRERALARLVSRGILRKEEGRFLWVFHTRRYPIIDDREQREVKARLRELVLSNEIPDPRDVVLVCLVEAAGLWDLLLTEAEQDKAADRIAQLRKMDLVGQAMTQVVRDIQESIAVASTMAW from the coding sequence ATGCTGACCTTCGTAGAAGAAATCCTGCTGCTCATGCTGGACGACCAGGATGGTCGCCTGGTGGATCTGCCGCGTTCTGCCATGAACGGGGTGATCGCCGGGGCGGTCCTGATGGACCTCGCCATGCATGATCGCATCGACAGCGACCTGCAGGAACTGCGCGTCGTCAACAAGACGCCGACCGGCGACCCGTTGCTCGACGGCACGTTGGCCAGCCTGTCCGGTGCCGAGGGCCGCAGCAGCAGCGCCTGGGTTGAGGACGTCGCGCGCGATGCCGACGACCTGCGCGAGCGGGCGCTGGCCCGGCTCGTGTCGCGCGGCATTCTGCGCAAGGAGGAGGGGCGGTTCCTGTGGGTGTTCCACACCCGCCGCTATCCGATCATCGACGACCGCGAGCAGCGGGAAGTGAAGGCGCGCCTGCGCGAGCTGGTGCTGAGTAACGAGATCCCCGACCCGCGCGATGTCGTGCTGGTCTGCCTGGTCGAGGCGGCCGGGCTGTGGGACCTGTTGTTGACCGAGGCCGAACAGGACAAGGCCGCCGATCGCATCGCCCAGCTCCGCAAGATGGATCTGGTGGGCCAGGCGATGACCCAGGTCGTGCGCGACATCCAGGAGAGCATCGCCGTCGCCTCGACCATGGCGTGGTGA
- a CDS encoding aminotransferase class I/II-fold pyridoxal phosphate-dependent enzyme, with amino-acid sequence MALKVAGRGRIPPFIVMDVVRAAEERAAAGHDVLHMEIGQPSTPAPRGVLAAAQAALAGNVLGYTGAFGLEALRQRLAEWYRLRYGVVVPVERIALTPGSSGAFVLAFLAAFEPGDRVALATPCYPAYRNILTALGIEAVLVPADLEHGFQPTPDLLERAGPLDGVIVASPANPTGTMLAAADLAALAGWCRAKGVRLVSDEIYHGITFGVDGVTALAFDQDAVVINSFSKYFSMTGWRLGWMIVPADMVRAVECLAQNLFISPPTLSQHAAIAAFDCVPELEENVARYARNRALLLDELPKAGFDRLAPADGAFYIYADVAHLTNDSTLFCRRMLEEVGIAATPGVDFDPERGNRTLRFSFAGATETMAEAARRLVAWKR; translated from the coding sequence ATGGCGCTCAAGGTCGCCGGGCGGGGCCGCATCCCGCCCTTCATCGTCATGGACGTCGTGCGGGCCGCCGAGGAGCGGGCTGCTGCCGGCCATGACGTGCTGCACATGGAGATCGGCCAGCCCAGCACGCCCGCCCCGCGCGGCGTGCTGGCCGCGGCCCAGGCAGCCCTGGCCGGCAACGTGCTGGGGTATACGGGCGCCTTCGGCCTGGAGGCCCTGCGCCAGCGCCTGGCCGAGTGGTACCGGCTACGCTACGGCGTCGTCGTGCCGGTGGAGCGGATCGCCCTGACGCCGGGCTCGTCGGGGGCGTTCGTTCTGGCCTTCCTCGCCGCCTTCGAGCCGGGCGATCGGGTGGCGCTCGCCACACCCTGCTACCCCGCCTATCGCAACATCCTGACCGCGCTCGGCATCGAGGCGGTGCTGGTGCCGGCCGACCTGGAACATGGCTTCCAGCCAACCCCGGACCTACTGGAGCGCGCCGGGCCGCTGGACGGCGTGATCGTCGCCAGCCCGGCCAACCCCACCGGCACCATGCTGGCGGCGGCCGACCTGGCCGCACTGGCCGGCTGGTGCCGCGCAAAGGGCGTGCGGCTGGTGTCGGACGAGATCTATCACGGCATCACCTTCGGGGTGGACGGGGTGACGGCGCTGGCCTTCGACCAGGACGCGGTCGTCATCAACAGCTTCTCGAAATATTTCTCGATGACGGGCTGGCGCCTGGGCTGGATGATCGTGCCGGCGGACATGGTGCGCGCCGTCGAATGCCTAGCGCAGAACCTGTTCATCTCGCCCCCGACCCTGTCGCAGCATGCCGCGATCGCGGCCTTCGACTGCGTGCCGGAGCTGGAGGAGAACGTCGCCCGCTATGCCCGCAACCGGGCGCTGCTGCTGGACGAACTGCCGAAGGCCGGGTTCGACCGGCTGGCCCCGGCGGACGGAGCTTTCTACATCTATGCCGACGTGGCCCACCTGACCAACGACAGCACGCTGTTCTGCCGGCGGATGCTGGAGGAGGTCGGCATCGCCGCGACGCCCGGGGTGGATTTCGATCCCGAGCGCGGCAACCGCACCCTGCGCTTCTCGTTCGCCGGCGCCACCGAGACGATGGCTGAAGCCGCCCGGCGCCTGGTGGCCTGGAAGCGGTAG
- a CDS encoding gamma-glutamyltransferase: MALSACGGGKSNEPIGTVAAVSGYFGSVATDEPRATLAGRDVLANNGSAVDAAVATAFTLAVTLPSRAGVGGGGACLVHDARAKKTEAMLFPAVAPASTGPLPAAVPMMARGLFAMHARYGRLRWEQTLSAAEGFARFGYPVSRALAADLARHGERLAGDPEMTAVLLGPGRAPLAEGTTLTQVALAAFLTRIRSTGPGDFHAGRSALEFSEAARLSGAAISADDLRRAIPAWAVPPKVRFADEEMHWLPAPITGSEVAAQQWRRLADGGEYRRGGAAVARDASPVDAGTADGSTGFVVTDREGSAVACVLAMGRPFGLGRSARGTGILLAGPTDGAVARTMAAAMLINTNVNEFFLAAAAAGGSDAPSVLNGAMAASLIAQQPLDQVFTGLSPQRSARANIVACPAGAPRKSETCGTRADPRGAGLAAFPGQ; encoded by the coding sequence GTGGCGCTGTCCGCCTGTGGCGGCGGCAAGAGCAACGAGCCGATCGGCACGGTCGCCGCGGTGTCGGGCTATTTCGGCTCGGTCGCCACCGACGAGCCGCGCGCGACGCTGGCCGGCCGCGACGTGCTGGCCAACAACGGCAGCGCGGTCGATGCGGCCGTCGCCACCGCCTTCACGCTGGCCGTCACCCTGCCGTCGCGCGCCGGCGTCGGCGGTGGCGGTGCCTGCCTCGTCCATGACGCCCGCGCCAAGAAGACCGAGGCGATGCTGTTCCCGGCCGTGGCCCCGGCTTCCACCGGCCCGCTGCCGGCGGCCGTGCCGATGATGGCGCGCGGCCTGTTCGCCATGCATGCCCGCTATGGCCGGCTGCGCTGGGAGCAGACCCTGTCCGCGGCCGAGGGCTTCGCGCGCTTCGGCTACCCGGTCTCGCGCGCGCTGGCAGCCGATCTGGCCCGCCATGGCGAGCGCCTGGCCGGCGACCCGGAGATGACCGCCGTCCTGCTCGGCCCCGGCCGGGCGCCCCTGGCCGAGGGCACCACCCTGACCCAGGTGGCGCTTGCCGCCTTCCTGACGCGCATCCGCTCGACCGGCCCCGGCGACTTCCATGCCGGCCGCTCCGCGCTGGAATTCTCCGAGGCGGCGCGCCTCTCCGGGGCGGCCATCTCGGCCGACGACCTGCGGCGGGCGATCCCCGCCTGGGCCGTGCCGCCCAAGGTCCGCTTCGCCGACGAGGAGATGCACTGGCTGCCGGCGCCGATCACGGGCAGCGAGGTGGCGGCCCAGCAGTGGCGTCGCCTGGCCGATGGCGGCGAATATCGCCGCGGCGGTGCGGCGGTGGCCCGCGACGCGAGCCCTGTCGATGCCGGCACCGCCGACGGCTCGACGGGTTTCGTCGTCACCGATCGCGAAGGCTCGGCCGTGGCATGCGTGCTGGCCATGGGCCGGCCGTTCGGCCTTGGCCGGTCGGCCCGCGGCACCGGCATCCTGCTGGCCGGCCCGACCGACGGCGCGGTCGCCCGGACGATGGCAGCCGCCATGCTGATCAACACCAACGTGAACGAGTTCTTCCTGGCCGCGGCGGCAGCCGGCGGCAGCGACGCGCCGTCCGTCCTGAACGGCGCGATGGCGGCGTCCTTGATTGCCCAGCAGCCGCTGGACCAGGTCTTCACCGGCCTGTCGCCGCAGCGATCGGCCCGTGCCAACATCGTTGCCTGCCCGGCCGGCGCGCCGCGCAAGTCGGAGACGTGCGGCACGCGGGCCGATCCGCGCGGCGCCGGGCTCGCGGCCTTCCCGGGGCAGTAG
- a CDS encoding M48 family metalloprotease: MAQNRTSLIRDAEIEATVRAYAAPLFSVASLDPDAVQVYLVNDQRINAFVAGGQRLFLNTGLILQAKTPNQLSGVIAHETGHIAGGHLARIQDALSTATTTAIVSMLLGIAAAALAGDGKAAGAAIVGGTSLAQRNLLYYNRGQESSADQAGFSYLERTGQSARGMLEFFEILERQELLAAIRQDPYMRSHPLTRERMDAVRAHVQRSKYKDAVDPPELLLRHARMLAKLRGFLQSPSETLRQYPQSDQSMPARYARAIAYYRIPDLKRALPEIDRLLADFPADPFFHELKGQVLFENSRVAEAEAPYREALRLAPGEALLRYGLAQVLLERNDQSAATEARALLNEAVRHETRNPSFWRLLAIAYGREGNLGMTALSLAEQASASGNHRRTVEQSNRALGILPRGSPGWLRADDLRDEGRRGVKKDREDGRDRDKEEE; encoded by the coding sequence ATGGCACAGAACCGGACCTCGCTCATCCGCGATGCGGAGATCGAGGCGACGGTGCGCGCCTACGCGGCACCCCTGTTCTCGGTCGCCAGCCTCGACCCGGACGCGGTGCAGGTCTACCTCGTGAACGACCAGCGCATCAACGCGTTCGTGGCCGGGGGGCAGCGGCTGTTCCTCAATACCGGCCTCATCCTCCAGGCCAAGACGCCCAACCAGCTCTCGGGCGTCATCGCGCACGAGACGGGGCACATTGCCGGCGGCCACCTGGCGCGCATCCAGGATGCGCTCTCGACCGCCACCACCACCGCGATTGTATCGATGCTGCTCGGTATCGCGGCCGCCGCCCTGGCGGGGGACGGCAAGGCCGCCGGTGCCGCCATCGTCGGCGGCACCTCGCTCGCCCAGCGCAACCTGCTCTACTACAACCGCGGGCAGGAATCGTCGGCCGATCAGGCGGGCTTCTCCTATCTTGAGCGCACCGGCCAGTCGGCCCGCGGCATGCTGGAGTTCTTCGAGATCCTGGAGCGCCAGGAACTGCTGGCGGCCATCCGCCAGGACCCCTACATGCGCAGCCACCCCTTGACCCGTGAGCGGATGGACGCGGTGCGCGCCCATGTCCAGCGCTCGAAGTACAAGGATGCCGTCGACCCGCCGGAGCTGCTGCTGCGCCATGCGCGGATGCTGGCCAAGCTGCGCGGGTTCCTGCAATCGCCGTCGGAGACGCTGCGGCAGTATCCCCAGTCCGACCAGAGCATGCCGGCGCGCTACGCCCGTGCCATCGCCTACTACCGCATTCCCGACCTGAAGCGCGCCCTGCCGGAGATCGACCGGCTGCTGGCGGACTTCCCCGCCGATCCCTTCTTCCACGAACTGAAGGGACAGGTGCTGTTCGAGAACAGCCGCGTGGCCGAGGCCGAGGCGCCCTATCGCGAGGCGCTGCGTCTGGCCCCGGGCGAGGCGCTGCTGCGCTACGGGCTGGCCCAGGTGCTGCTGGAGCGCAACGACCAGAGTGCGGCCACGGAGGCGCGGGCCTTGCTGAACGAGGCGGTTCGGCACGAGACGCGCAACCCCTCCTTCTGGCGGCTGCTGGCGATCGCCTATGGTCGGGAGGGCAATCTGGGCATGACCGCGCTGTCGCTGGCCGAGCAGGCCTCGGCATCGGGCAACCATCGGCGCACGGTCGAGCAGTCCAACCGGGCCTTGGGCATCCTGCCGCGCGGGTCGCCCGGCTGGCTGCGGGCCGACGACCTGCGCGACGAGGGCCGGCGCGGCGTGAAAAAGGACCGCGAGGACGGCCGCGACCGGGACAAGGAGGAGGAGTAG
- a CDS encoding alpha/beta fold hydrolase: MPSFEHQGATIRYETHGEGFPILTFAPAGLVSVMDVWRQAMAPIDPTVEFADGYRVIAMDQRNAGGGSHGPITAQDGWDTYTADHVALLDHLGVARCHLYGQCIGGSFILNMLKRHPERVAAAVLAQPIGRIDPALPPRPARFDAWAAALQNHPEATPDVLAAFYRNLYEAGFVYCADRAFVATIAAPCLVLSGMDDIHPRAISEELARLIPGCELIDEWKSGPALDAARLRVRAFLDRHTPA; encoded by the coding sequence ATGCCAAGTTTCGAGCACCAGGGCGCCACCATCCGCTACGAGACCCATGGCGAGGGCTTCCCCATCCTGACCTTCGCGCCAGCGGGGCTGGTGTCGGTCATGGATGTGTGGCGGCAGGCGATGGCGCCGATCGACCCGACGGTCGAGTTCGCAGACGGCTACCGGGTCATCGCGATGGACCAGCGCAATGCCGGCGGCGGCTCGCACGGGCCGATCACCGCCCAGGACGGCTGGGACACCTACACGGCCGACCATGTGGCGCTGCTGGACCATCTGGGGGTCGCGCGCTGCCACCTCTATGGCCAGTGCATCGGCGGCTCGTTCATCCTCAACATGCTGAAGCGTCATCCGGAGCGGGTCGCCGCCGCCGTCCTGGCCCAGCCGATCGGCCGCATCGACCCGGCCCTGCCGCCGCGCCCGGCCCGGTTCGATGCCTGGGCGGCCGCCCTGCAGAACCACCCGGAGGCGACACCGGACGTGCTGGCGGCCTTCTACCGCAACCTCTACGAGGCGGGCTTCGTCTACTGCGCCGACCGGGCCTTCGTGGCGACGATCGCTGCCCCCTGCCTGGTGCTGTCCGGCATGGACGACATCCATCCGCGCGCGATCTCCGAGGAGTTGGCGCGGCTGATCCCGGGCTGCGAACTGATCGACGAGTGGAAGTCCGGCCCGGCGCTGGATGCCGCCCGGCTGCGCGTGCGGGCCTTCCTCGACCGGCATACCCCCGCCTGA
- a CDS encoding DsbA family protein translates to MPRYFPRAALAAALMIATPVAAGAQALSPQQRQEVETVLRDYLKRNPEFLIEVLQAAEEKQQQAQMVRARETIVAERQLLTANPGDPVAGNPKGDVTVVEFFDYNCPYCKQVKPVVAGVLEKDRKVRIVYKEFPILGPASEFAARAALAAHKQDKYLAFHHALMGNKARLSEESVLSTAKAVGLDVERMKRDMQDPGIAARIAETRELAVRIGIRGTPALVIGDELLPNAFEAGAMEAMIDKARKG, encoded by the coding sequence ATGCCTCGTTATTTCCCCCGGGCGGCCCTGGCAGCCGCCCTCATGATCGCGACCCCGGTCGCGGCCGGCGCCCAGGCGCTGTCGCCGCAGCAGCGCCAGGAGGTCGAGACGGTGCTGCGCGACTATCTGAAGCGCAACCCGGAATTCCTGATCGAGGTGCTGCAGGCGGCCGAGGAGAAGCAGCAGCAGGCGCAGATGGTGCGTGCGCGCGAAACCATCGTGGCCGAGCGGCAACTGCTGACCGCCAACCCGGGCGACCCCGTCGCCGGCAACCCCAAGGGCGACGTCACGGTGGTCGAGTTCTTCGACTACAACTGCCCCTACTGCAAGCAGGTGAAGCCGGTCGTGGCCGGGGTGCTGGAGAAGGACCGCAAGGTCCGCATCGTCTACAAGGAATTCCCCATCCTGGGCCCGGCGTCGGAGTTCGCCGCGCGCGCGGCACTCGCCGCCCACAAGCAGGACAAGTACCTGGCCTTCCACCACGCGCTGATGGGCAACAAGGCCCGTCTCAGCGAGGAATCGGTGCTGTCGACCGCCAAGGCGGTCGGCCTCGACGTCGAGCGGATGAAGCGCGACATGCAGGATCCCGGCATCGCCGCCCGCATCGCCGAGACGCGCGAGCTGGCGGTGCGCATCGGCATCCGCGGCACGCCCGCACTCGTCATCGGCGACGAGCTGCTGCCCAACGCCTTCGAGGCCGGCGCCATGGAAGCCATGATCGACAAGGCGCGCAAAGGGTGA